GTGGATGGTGGCGAACGCGTCCTGCTCGTCGGGCAGCTTGTTGTCGTTGTTCATCGACATCGGCATACCGCCGAGCCCGATCGCGGAGACGGTGAAAGGTCCGAGGGTGCGGGTCTGCATGCCCCCACGCTAGACGCGGTTCGACTTCCGCCGGTGGCGCACCTGCACCTGCAGCTGTCATCCCCATTCCGGACCGTCATTCACATTCCAGGTCACGGGCTGGAATGTGCTGTTCGCCCACGTGACGCTCAGCCCATGCCGCCGGCCAGCCGTCCCGTTCCCCCACCCGTCATCTCTCTCGCACGACGCCAGGATGGGCTCGTCACGCGGGCTCAAGTGCTCGACGGCGGAATGACGAGGACCCAGCTCGACAGTTGCCTGAGGCACGGCCGGTGGTCATCCGTTCTGCCGAGGGTCTACCTCACGGCGGCAGCCGAGCTCACCGGTCGCCGCTGGACACGGGCGGCGGCGCTCTGGGCCGGGGCCGATGCGGTCCTGCTGGGCGTGACCGCTTTGCAGTGGCAGAGGCGGACGAGCGTGACCCCGGCCCGCATCGAAGTGGCGCCCCGAGATGTTTGCGAAATCCACCCACCGTCCCGCACGGACTCCCACCTGTCGTCGCTCGCCGGCTCCAGCTCGCCGAGGAGTGGTGCATCCGGTGGGACGGCATCTGGACCGTCCGCACCGAGTACGCCCTCGTGCAATCGATCGCTGCGTGCGGGGCGGAACTTCTGGACGAAGCGGTCCGCCGGCACCGCGTCGATGTCGCGATGGTGCAGGAGGCTGCTCTGGCCATGGGCCGACGACCGGGATCGGGAAGGGCCGGGCAGATTCTTCGGGCAGCAGCCGACGGCGGGATCTCGAAGGCGGAAAGGCTTCCGCACCGCCGTCTCCGTCGGTCGGGAATCGTGGGCTGGCGAGGCAACGCGTCGGTCACCCTGACGGCCGGTGGGAGAAACGAGACCAGGGTGGCCGACGTCCTGTTCGACGACGTCCCGCTCATCGTCGAAGTCGACGGGTTCGCCTGGCACACCGATCACGAGCGGTTTCAGGACGATCGGCACCGACAGAACCTCTTCGTCGAAGCCGGTTGGACCGTCCTGCGCTTCACCTGGCAGGACATCACCGGGTATCCGGATCAGGTGGTTGCGACCGTTCAGCACCACTCGACCCAGGAACACGACGAACGCCGAAGGGCGGCCCCTTGCGGGACCGCCCTTCGGATGGAACAGATCAAGCAGGAGCAGGACTCAGAAGTCCATGTCCCCACCGGGCATGCCGCCCCCGGCCGGGGCAGCGGCCTTCTCCGGCTTGTCCGCGACCACGGCTTCGGTGGTCAGGAACAGCGCGGCGATGGACGCAGCGTTCTGCAGGGCGGAGCGGGTGACCTTGGCCGGGTCGATGATGCCGGCCTTGAGCAGGTCCTTGTACTCGCCGGTGGCGGCGTCCAGACCCTCGCCCGAGGGCAGGTTCTTGACCTTCTCCGCCACGACGCCGCCTTCGAGACCGGCGTTGATCGCGATCTGCTTGAGCGGAGCCTCGATGGCGACCTTGACGATGTTCGCCCCGGTGGCCTCGTCGCCGGTCAGCGACAGATCGGCGAGAGCCTTGGTGCCGGCCTGCAGCAGCCCGACGCCACCGCCCGCGACGATGCCCTCCTCGACGGCCGCCTTCGCGTTGCGAACGGCGTCCTCGATGCGGTGCTTGCGCTCCTTGAGCTCGACCTCGGTGGCCGCGCCCGCCTTGATGACCGCAACACCGCCGGCCAGCTTGGCCAGGCGCTCCTGCAGCTTCTCGCGGTCGTAGTCGGAGTCGCTCTTGTCGATCTCGGAGCGGATCTGGGCCACGCGGCCGGCGATCTGCTCGGCGTCACCGGCACCGTCGACGATGGTGGTCTCGTCCTTGGTCACGACGACCTTGCGGGCGGTGCCCAGCAGGGAGATGTCGGTGTTCTCGAGCTTGAGGCCGACGTCCTCGGTGATGACCTGGCCACCGGTCAGGATCGCGATGTCCTGCAGCATGGCCTTGCGACGGTCGCCGAAGCCCGGGGCCTTGACGGCGACGGACTTGAAGGTGCCGCGGATCTTGTTGACCACCAGGGTGGCCAGCGCTTCGCCGTCGACGTCCTCGGCGATGATCAGGAGCGACTTGCCGGACTGGATGATCTTCTCCAGCAGCGGCAGCAGGTCCTTGACCGTGGAGATCTTCGAGCCGTACAGGAGGATGTAGGGGTCCTCCAGGACGGCTTCCTGACGCTCCTGGTCGGTGGCGAAGTACAGGGAGATGTAGCCCTTGTCGAAGCGCATGCCCTCGGTGAGCTCGAGCTCGAGGCCGAAGGTGTTGCTCTCCTCGACGGTGATGACACCTTCCTTGCCGACCTTGTCCATGGCCTCGGCGATGAGCTCGCCGATGGCCGGGTCAGCGGCGGAGATCGAGGCGGTAGCCGCGATCTGCTCCTTGGTCTCGACCTCCTTGGCGTCGGACAGCAGCTGCTGGCTGATGGCCTCGACAGCCTTCTCGATGCCCTTCTTCAGGGCCATCGGGTTGGCACCGGCGGCGACGTTGCGCAGCCCTTCGCGCACCAGCGCCTGGGCCAGGACCGTGGCGGTCGTGGTGCCGTCACCGGCGACGTCGTCGGTCTTCTTGGCAACTTCCTTGACGAGCTCGGCACCGATCTTCTCGTACGGATCGTCGAGCTCGATCTCCTTGGCGATCGACACACCATCGTTGGTGATGGTGGGCGCGCCCCACTTCTTCTCCAGGACGACGTTGCGGCCGCGCGGCCCCAACGTCACCCGCACGGCGTCGGCGAGGGTGTTCATCCCCCGCTCGAGGCCGCGACGCGCTTCCTCGTCGAAAGCGATCAGCTTGGCCATGAGGTGTGCATCCTCCGAGCTTGTGGCGTATGTGCTGCCGGCGGCGATGCCCGCGACGGACGAAGCTGCGGCCGGACCGTCAGGTGGCCCGACCGAGCGGCTTCTCACCGCACCGACCTGGCACTCAGGGTACCCGAGTGCCAACCCCGAGTCTGGCACTCGACCGGGTCGAGTGCAAGAAAGCCGATCACCTTCCCGGATGGGATCAGGCGGCCAGCGCCGCCCCGGCCGCCCCGACGAGATCGGCGCACCGCGCGAACCGGTCGGCGGGATCGACGGACAGCCCGACCGCGATGACCTCGTCCAGGGCGGTCGGCAGACCGGTCAGCGCGGCGAGCGACGGGGCCACGCCACCCAGGTGTCCGGTGACCACGCTGGGAACGTCCCCCACGTACGGCGGGCGACCGGCCAGGCACGCGTAGAGCAGGCAGGTCAGGGAGTAGACATCGGCAGCCGGCCCGACCCTCGCCCCGAGCAGCCGCTCCGGTGCGGCGTACCGGGGCGACCCGACGAACTGGTCCGGCGGGGCCGGTGCCTCCTGCACGCGGGCGCCGCAGCCGAAGTCGGTGAGCACCACCGCATCGGTGACGTCGACCGGCCGGCTCACCCCCGGGGCACGACACAACCGGCCGAGCAGCACGTTGGCCGGTTTGACGTCCAGGTGCAGGACGCCGCCGGCGTGGACGGAGTCCAGGCCCGCCGCCACCGCTCCCACGACGCGCAGGGCCGCGGTCGTCGCCAGTTCCGCGGCCGCGAGCCGGCGGGACAGGTCGATCCCCTCGACGAGCGGCATGACCAGGAACGGCCGACCGTCGACCTCCCCGCTGTCCACCACCGGGAGCACGTTGGGGTGGTCGACGCAGGCCGAGAGCCCGACCTGCACCTCGAAGGCGTCCGCAGTGGCGGCGTCCCCGCGGCGCTCGGGGTCGGCGATCTTCACCGCCACCGGGCAACCGGCCGGGGCCGGACCCGCGACCGCGCGGTACACCACGCTCGATCCGCCCCGGCCGATGCGGTCGCGCAGCCGGTAGCGGCCGAGCAGCGCGGGATCGGCGAAATCGGACACGGGTCGTCACCCTAACGAGCGATCCGGAGCGGGCCGGACCGGCGCGCGGACCGGGTCCTCGCCCCGAGGGCGCCACGATGTCGGGCTCTGGTTAGGTCAGGGCATGGCCGCGCCCACCCCCGCGCCGGACCGGGCCCCGGACGGACCCCGGGCCCTCCGTGTGCTCACCGGACCCAATCTGTACTTCACCCGACCGGCGGTGGCGGTGACACTCGACGCCACCGGCGTGCTGCGGGCCGACGCCGCCGAGGTGCTGGCCTGGCAACAGCCGCTGCGGGTGCGGCGGGTCGGGGTCGGTCTCCCCGATTCGCCGGCCCGGCACCGGGCGGCGGCGGATCTGGCCGCGGCCCTGGTGCGGCGGGCGGCGGTCGGGCTGACCGGCCGGCTGGCCGCGGTGGCCCGGATCGGTGACGACGAGACCGTCGTGGTCGCGTTCCCGTTCCGGCACCGTCAGCTGGCCGAGACGTTCGGGACGGCCGTCGGGCGGGCGTGGACGGCCATCACCCGCGACGGGGTCCCGGCCGCCACCGCGGTCGCCGACGCCACCGCCGCCGTCCGGGGAGCCGAGCCGGGCGAATCGGTGCGGCCCCGACGACCCGAGATCCCGGTGATCGCGGTCACCGGCACCAACGGCAAGACGACGACCACCCGGCTGATCGCACACCTGATCAGGACTGGTGGACGCATCCCGGGGTGGTCCTCGACGGACGGCATCGTCATCGACGGCGAGGTCGTGGAGACCGGCGACTGGTCGGGACCCGGCGGCGCGGCGCGGGTGCTCGACGACCCGCGGGTGCAGGTGGCGGTCACCGAGACCGCCCGCGGCGGCATCCTCCTGCGCGGGGTCGGCACCGCGGTCAACGACGTCTCGGTGGTCACCAACATCAGCGCCGACCACCTGGGCCTGCTCGGGGTGCACACCCTGGAGCAGCTGGCCGAGGTGAAGTCGGTCGTCGTCCGGATCACCCGCCCGGGCGGGTGGGCCGTCCTGAACGCCGACGACCCGCTGGTCCGGGCGATGCACGCGGTCACCCGCGCCCGGCCGTGGTTCTTCTCCCCCGATCCCGACTGCCCGCACCTGGACGAGGCGCTGGACGCCGGGGGCCGGGCGATCACCGTGGTCGACGGCACCATCGTGGTGCTCGCCCGCGGGCTCGACCCGGTGCCGGTCGCCCCGGTGCTCGAGGTGCCCATCACCCTGTCCGGGACGTCGCGGGTGAACGTGGCCAACGCGCTGGCCGCCACGGCTGCGGCCCTGGCGGTCGGGGTCGATCTGGCCGACGTCCGCGCCGGTCTCCGGTCGTTCGTCGCCGATGCCGACCACAACGCCGGCCGCCTGAACGTCTACGGCCTCGGCGGCCCCGACGGCACGGTCGTCATTCTCGACCTGGCCCACAACGAGGCGTCCCTGACGTCGCTGCTCGACGTGGCCGAGTCGTTCCGGCTGCCGGACGGGGTCCTCGGGGTGGTGCTGGGGACCGCCGGCGACCGCACGGACGACGCCATCCACGCGATGGGCGAGTTGGCGGCCCGGCGGACGGCGACCCTGGTCATCGCCGGCCAGGACCGGTACCGACGGGGTCGGGAACCCGGTGAAATGGAGGCGGTCTGGCGGGCGGGAGCGGCCGAGGTCGGGGTGGTCGACGTGCCGACCGTGGACGACGAGGCGCACGGGCTGCGCCACCTGCTCGATGCCGACCTGCCCCCCGGTTCGGTGGTCGCGGTGTGCGCGCTGGAGCAACGCGCCGAGATGGCCGCCGAGATCGCCCGGCGCGGCGGGGCGGCGCTGACCCCGGACCAGGTCGGCGAACGGGTCGGCCACGCGCGTCGTTGAGCCATCCCGGTCGGCGGGGTTGACACACCGGACCCACGGGAACACTCTCGGTCGATCCGCCGACGGGGGGAATGACGATGACCCACGACTCCACGGGATTCGGTCTGGCCGACGGTTTCGCCCTGGCCGGCGGCAATCTCGCCGAACTCTGGTGGCGGTACGTGGCGGTGGGCGGCCGGGCCGATCGGAACGAGCTGCACCGTCGGATGCACGCCGAGGTCACGGTCGACGGCCGGGAACACAATCTGATCGCCCAGGCGCTGAACGAGCTGTTCATGGATCGGCAGATCCCGACCTTCCCCGTGGCCTACCGGGCGGAAGCGGCCCCGCCCCGCCGGACGTCCCGGCCGTCCACCAGCAGCACACGAGCCCGACACTGGGCGGGCCTGGCCCGGCAACGCAGCGCGGAGGCCAATCGCCGTTCGGTCCACCTGCACCTGGTCGCGGCCCAGCTGATGCAGACCAGCGGCCAACTGCAGTTCGCCCGGGCCGCCCGCCACCGGGCGGATCAGGCTCTCGCCCGCTCCGGCCCCGGCTGACGGCGTCTGCTTCGTCTCACCCGGCGGCGTGCTCGGGCGCCGCCGGGTGCTCCAGCACGATCAGGGCGCCGGAGGACCGCTCGTCGCCGTTGACGAGGGCGGTGACCGTCGCGTGCAGGCGGACCGATCGTCCCCGCCGGTTGATCGCGTCGAGCGTGACCTCCGCGACGGCGGCGGGATCGGCCAGCACCTCCCGGATCAGGGGCTTGAGACGTTCCGTGGGGAGCCCACTGTCGAGGTTCAGCAGGTGCTGGCCGACGGTCTCGTGTTCGCGCAACCCCCACAGGTCCTCGGCCTGCCGGTTCCACACCTGCACGACGAACTCCGCGCTGACGACGATGACCGCGGCGCGCAGACTGCCGAGGACCGACTCCATGAAGTCGTTGAGGGTGCCGATCTGACCGGTGCGTTCGCGCAGCTCCTCGTTGGTCGACTGGAGCTCGTCGTTCATCGACTGCAGCTCCTCGTTCATGGTCTCGAGCTCCTCGTTGGTCGACTGCAACTCCTCGTTGGTGGTCTCGAGTTCCTCGACCGTCGACTGCAGCTCCTCGTTGGTGGTCTCGAGTTCCTCGTTGGTCGACTGCAGTTCCTCGTACGCGGTCTCCAGCTGCCGGTTGGCGGCCTCGAGTTCGTCCTGGAGCCGGCGGAAACGGGAGACGTCGTTCAGCATGATCGCCGTACCCAGCAGGCGTCCCCGGGGGTCGGTCAACGGGACCACCTGGATGTCGAGGATGAGGGTCTCGCTGGCCGAGCGATGCCACTCGACATCCCGCAGCCAGATGGTGGTCCGATTGTCCCGGGCGGCCGAGACCTGCGATCGCAGTTCCGCCGGTCGGTAGGACACCTCGAGATCCTGGAACAGGCGGCCGATGTCGCGCTCGCCGAGCGCGAGCAGGGTCCCGGCCCGGTTGTTCACCAGCGCCAGCCGGTCCTGCGGGTCGATCACCAGCTGGGCGACCGGGCTGGCCAGGAACGCCTCGGTCCGCAGACCGATCAGCTGCGTATCGCTGTCGGACCGCCGCTCCCCACCGCCGGCTCCGGTGGGCGCGCCCGCGGCGCGACCGGTATCGGCCCGGACCAGGCGGCGGAAGAACCGCCGCTTGAGGTCGATGGGTTCGAAGACCGACGTGTGGTTCAGCAGCATCTCGGCCTTGCCGAGGAACAGCACCCCGTCCGGCTTGAGGGCGAACCCGAGCCGGGACACGATGCGCGACTGGGTCTCGGCGTTGAAGTACATCAGCGCGTTGCGGCAGGCCAGCAGGTCGATGCGGGAGATGGGCGCGTCCTGCACGAGATCGTTGCGGCCGAAGATGACGTTCCGACGCAGTTCCTTGGCGAAGGCGAAACGTCCACCGACGGGCTCGAAGTACTTCTCCAGCAATCCCGCCGGCAGGCCCCGCATCTCCCGATCGGGATAGGTCGCCTGCCGGGCGACGGCCAGGGCCTCCTCGTCGACGTCGGTCGCGTAGATCTTCACGCGCTGCCGGAAGTCGTTGATGCCCATGGCTTCCGCGAACACCATCGCCAGGCTGTACGCCTCCTGCCCGGTGGCGCAGCCGGCACTCCAGACCCGGATGGGCCGCCCCTCCGACCCGGCGAGCAGGGCCGGAACGATGTCGCCGATCAGCTGGGCCCAGGCGTCCTCGTCCCGGAAGAAGCTGGTCACGTTGATGAGGATGGTGTTGAACAGCGCGGTGAATTCGTCGGGATGGACCTGCAGGTAGTCGTGGTACTCGTCGAACGTGGGCACGCCGACCTGTTGCATCTGGTGCCGCACCCGCCGGGTCAGGCTGGCCCGCTTGTACCCGGTGAAGTCGAACGCCCGGCTCTCCTTCAGGAAATCCAGCAGACGCTCGAAGCTCTCGTCGACCTCACCGTCGGCCGACGTGTCCGGGTGGGCCGGGCCGCGCGTCGCCCGGCGGCCCTCGTCCTGTGGCGAACCCTCGGTCATGGCCCGATCCGATCACGTCCGGCCCCGTGGGGCGCGGAACCCTCCGGTGCGCCGAGGTGGGCCTGTATCAACGTCCGGATCACGCCGGCGGCATCGGTCGCCTCCGCCGCCTGCTCGGCGAAACGCCCGGCGGTGACGGCGTTCCCCCGCTCGTCGGCCCGGTCGCGCAGGGTGACGGCCAGGGCCGCCTTCTCCTCCAGCACCCGCAGGGCCATCCAGAGGGCCCCGTCCAACTGCTCGGCCTGCTGTCCGAGCAGCCCCTCGGCCGACCAGGCGTGGCCGACCCGGCAGCGGTAGCGGACCAGCGTCGCGTCGGGTACCTCCCACAGGACCCCGCTGCAGTCCGGGCACGAGTAGCCCGACGGAGCACCTGATCCGCTGACCTCGGCGCGCGCGTCGTCGTCCATCAGGGCCACGTCCGCCTCCTCGTCCACCCGCCGCGCGACGACCGGGTCCTGGTCGCCGATGTCCTCCAGGCACAGACGCTGCAGCAGGGCGGGGATCTCGGCCGCCGGGAGGACGTGGTCGACCGGGACGCCGGCGAGGGCGTTGCTCGGCATGCCCTCGTACAGCGCGTCGGCCGGGTCCTGGACGACCGCGACCCCACCGCGCCCGACCACCGCGGTCAGGCCGGCCGTCCCGTCGTCGAGGGCCCCGGAGAGCACCACCCCGATCACCCGGGCCCCCCGGGCCCGCGCCGCCGTCCGGAACAGCACGTCGGCGGCCGGGCGCAGCCCGTTCTCGCGGGGTCCGCGGGTCAACGTGACGTGCCCGTCCAGCACGACCAGATGGTGATCGGGCGCAGCGACCCAGATGACCGATCGACCCAACGGCTCGTGGTCGGCCGGGTGGCGGGCCGGCAGGGCCCCGGACCGGGACAGGATGTGCGGCAGCACGCCGGCCCCATTGGCGGGGGTGTGCAGCACCACCAGAACGGCGGCGGGCAGGTCGGCCGGCAGACCCCCGACCACCGTGCTCAGGGCCTCGACACCGCCGGCGGAGGCCCCGATCACGATCACGTCGCGGTGCACGGGCCCACCTCCCGACCGGGTCGCCTCAGGACAGTTCCCCGGCGGCGATGAGGTGTTCGGCCACGTCCCGCAGGCTGCTCCGGGTGGCGGCCGACCGGTCGACGAGCAGGGCCAGCGCCCGGTCCGGAGACAGCTGCAGACGCTCCATCAGAATGCCCTTCGCCTGCCCGATGACGTCCCGGGTGCGGGCGGTCGAGCGGAAGTTGCGGTGGACCGCCTCGCTGTCCAGGGCGATACCGGCGTACAGGCCGAGCAGCCGGGCGATGCGGTCGCTGTCGACCGAGAAGGCAGCGGGCCGGTCGGCATAGACGCTGAGGACCCCCATCGGCCGGGTCTGGTGGCCCAGCCGGTGGCAGAGAGCGGCCCCCGCTCCCAGTTGACGGGCCAGCGGAGCAAAGCGTGGCCAGCGACGGTCGGCGACGAGATCACAGGAGTGCACGACCGCCCCGGGGGTCGCCGGGATGGTGATGACGGGCCCGTCGTCGGTGTCCTGCTGAGCCTGATCGATCAGCCGGGCCACCCGATCCGTCCAGGCCCGGGTGACCAGTCCGGACTCGTCGGCGACGGTGATGGTCGCCCACCGGGCTCCCTCGATCTCGGCGACCGCCGTCTGCACGATGCGTTCGAGGTGCCCGGTGGGTCGCAGGTCGAACTCTTCGACCAACCGGTGCAGGCCGGACATGCCCTGGGGTTCGACGAGGGCCAGGGTTCCGTGGTCGCCCCCGGTCGGGGGCGGGGTGGCGACAGTGCGATGTCGGATGAGGGCGCCGTGATCGGCGCGGGTCTCGTCGGCCACGACCGCTGACCTCCGGGGGGAAAGGACCGTACGTCGCATCGAGTTGAACGTGTACGGATCCGTCCCGAATCTTGCCCCTTCGACCGGTTTTTGACCAGTGGCCGACCGGCTGCAGCCCGTGACCCGGGGGGGTCAGCCCACCAGGCTGCGGACGTAGTCGGCGCTGGTCCGGACGTCGCGAACCGGCCCCTCGTCGGCCGGCTCGGCGTGCAGGATCGTGTCCTGCTCCAGGACGTACCAGCCGTCGTATCCGCGACCGCGCAGCGTCGTCACGATGCTGGCGATGTCCACGTCACCGGTGCCGAGCGGGCGGTACATGCCCTTGGCCACGGCCTCGGTATAGGTCAGGCGGCCGCCGCGGACCTGGGCGGCCAGCGTGTCGTCGACGTCCTTGAGGTGGGTGTGCGCGATGCGCTCCGGCGCCTGCCGGGTCAGCTCGGCCGGGTCGGTGCCGCCGATGAGCAGGTGCCCGGTGTCCAGGCACAGCGAGATCTGCGAGCCGGCCAGCACGCGCTCGACCTCGGGTCCGTTCTCGATCATGGTGCCGACGTGCGGGTGCAGCACGGCCTTGACGCCGACCTCGGCCGCACGGGCGGAGATCCGGTCGAGGTTGCCCAACAGCAGCTTCCAGCCCTGCTCGTCCAGCTCGGGCCGGCTGTCGTACCCGACCTGGCCGGAATCGGCCGAGAGCACCAGGGTGTGGGCGTCGGCGGCGGCGAAAGCGGTGAGCACGCGCTCGATCTCCGGCATCGGGTCGACGTCCGGCCGGTACATGACCACGGGGGTGAAACCGCCGACGGCGGTCAGGTGGTGGTCGGCCAGCACGGTGGCCATCTGCTGCGGGTCGGCCGGCAGGAAGCCGTCCGGGCCGAGTTCGGTCGCGGCCAGGCCGACGTCACGCATCTCGGCCAGCACCCGCTCGGGGGTGAGCTGGTAGCCCCACCCGGGCACCTCGCACACACCCCAGGAGATGGGGGCCCCCGCGATGCGGTTGGCCCCGGAGGGCGATGACGACGGCGTCGTTGCGGCGGTCATGAGGCATCCCGGAGGCTCGTGCGAACGGACGCTGATACGTCCTGATGTCGGGACAAACCTTAACCGGGCCGGTGGGTCGGCGCGACCGGTGAGGGCAAAATGAGGCCATGCGTACCGTCGCCGAGCACGCCTCGGCTCTCGCCGCTCTCGTCGGTCCGACCCCGGTGGTCGCGACTCCGCTCAACGAGGCCCTCGGGCTCGTCCTGGGCCGCGACCTCATCGCCCCCGTCGATCTGCCGCCGTTCGACAACTCGGCCATGGACGGCTACGTCGGCCGTGCCGCCGACCTGCCGGCGGACGGCACCTTCCCGCTGACCCTGCCGGTGAGCCACGACATTCCGGCGGGACGCTCCGACGGTCGCCCGCTGGCCGCCGGCACGCTCGCCCGCATCATGACCGGCGCCCCGCTGCCGCCGGGCGGCGAGGTCATCGTCCCGGTGGAACGCACCGACGGGGGCGTCGACCGCGTCCGCATCGACGGGGCCCCCGCCCCGGGTGTGCACGTGCGCCGCCGCGGCGAGGACCTGACCGCCGGCACCGTCGCCCTCGCCGCCGGTACCGTGATGGGCCCGACCCAGATCGGGCTGGCCGCCGCGCTGGGCCTGGCCACCGTCGACGTCCGGCGCCCCCTGCGGGTCACCGTGCTGTCCACCGGCTCCGAGCTGATGCCCCCCGGGAGCGCTCTGGAGCCCGGTCAGATCTACGAGTCGAACTCCCCGATGCTCGCCGCGGCCCTGCGGGCCGTCGGGGCCCAGGTCCGCATCGAACACTTCGTCGCCGACGACGTCCCCGCCCTGCTGGCGGCCCTGGAGCAGGCCGCCACCGGCGCCGATCTGCTGCTGACCTCCGGCGGGGTGTCGGCCGGCGCCTACGAGGTGGTCAAGGATGCGCTGACCGGCCCGGGCGGGGCGGACGGCGCTCCGGCCGTCGACTTCGTCAAGGTGGCCATGCAGCCCGGGATGCCCCAGGGCGCAGGGCGTTTCGCCGGCGTTCCCCTCGTCACCCTGCCCGGCAACCCGGTCAGTTCCTACGTGTCGTTCGAGGTCTTCCTGCGACCGCTCGTCCGGGCCGCGATGGGCCACCCCGACGTCATGCGGCCGGTACTGCGGGTGCC
This window of the Nakamurella flava genome carries:
- the glp gene encoding gephyrin-like molybdotransferase Glp, producing the protein MRTVAEHASALAALVGPTPVVATPLNEALGLVLGRDLIAPVDLPPFDNSAMDGYVGRAADLPADGTFPLTLPVSHDIPAGRSDGRPLAAGTLARIMTGAPLPPGGEVIVPVERTDGGVDRVRIDGAPAPGVHVRRRGEDLTAGTVALAAGTVMGPTQIGLAAALGLATVDVRRPLRVTVLSTGSELMPPGSALEPGQIYESNSPMLAAALRAVGAQVRIEHFVADDVPALLAALEQAATGADLLLTSGGVSAGAYEVVKDALTGPGGADGAPAVDFVKVAMQPGMPQGAGRFAGVPLVTLPGNPVSSYVSFEVFLRPLVRAAMGHPDVMRPVLRVPLADAISSPAGKRQFRRGHLDTEAGTVSAWGGPGSHLLSWLAGADSMIVVDEDATSLQPGDEVEVWLLD